One genomic region from SAR92 clade bacterium H455 encodes:
- a CDS encoding UbiH/UbiF/VisC/COQ6 family ubiquinone biosynthesis hydroxylase, translated as MVNKKVEQYREYDVIVVGAGMVGAAFACLIARSNASLSIALLEAHGAAAFDSEQFDPRVAALTEKSRSLLDCCGAWDSIAAQRVSAYGAMQVWDAEGTGEIHFDCHDVQQPNLGHIVENSLVVESLLAEVDKLDNVDFLCPVSVSQYSQSDSQVGVELSGGEQLVASLLVAADGGNSSIRERFKFATREWDYGHSAIVTTVKTESIHQQTAWQRFMPTGPLALLPLDKQGDQHYCSLVWSQESAEAERLMTLDDVDFCAELSRASELCVGEILSVDKRYAIPLRQRHAKDYVVERVALLGDAAHTIHPLAGQGVNLGFADVKALVDTLCAEAKRGNDLGSLMCLNRYQRLRKPENLATMAAMEGFKRLFAADNVAVRLLRNIGLGKVNQIKPLKNEIIKQVMGL; from the coding sequence ATGGTCAATAAAAAGGTTGAGCAGTATCGAGAATACGATGTGATTGTGGTGGGTGCTGGCATGGTCGGCGCCGCTTTTGCCTGTCTGATAGCACGTTCAAATGCCAGCTTATCTATAGCCCTATTGGAAGCTCATGGAGCTGCCGCGTTTGATTCTGAGCAATTTGACCCTCGGGTTGCGGCGCTCACGGAAAAGTCTCGCAGCCTGTTAGATTGCTGTGGTGCCTGGGACTCAATTGCCGCTCAGCGAGTCAGCGCCTATGGCGCCATGCAGGTCTGGGATGCTGAGGGCACTGGCGAAATTCATTTCGATTGCCATGATGTGCAGCAGCCAAATCTTGGCCATATAGTTGAAAACTCTCTAGTGGTTGAATCACTGTTAGCCGAGGTCGACAAGTTAGACAATGTAGATTTTCTCTGCCCGGTTAGTGTTTCTCAGTACAGTCAGTCCGACTCGCAGGTTGGCGTTGAATTAAGTGGTGGTGAGCAGCTAGTTGCGTCCCTTTTAGTGGCAGCAGACGGTGGCAACTCAAGCATAAGGGAGCGGTTTAAATTTGCCACTCGTGAGTGGGATTATGGTCACAGCGCCATAGTCACCACGGTGAAAACCGAGTCAATACACCAGCAGACTGCCTGGCAACGTTTTATGCCGACGGGGCCTTTGGCGTTGTTGCCGCTAGACAAACAGGGCGATCAGCATTATTGCTCCTTGGTTTGGTCTCAGGAATCTGCTGAAGCCGAGCGTTTGATGACGTTGGATGACGTGGATTTTTGTGCTGAGTTAAGTCGTGCCAGTGAGCTGTGCGTGGGTGAGATCCTCTCTGTGGATAAGCGCTATGCTATTCCACTGCGTCAGCGTCATGCGAAAGATTATGTGGTTGAGCGAGTGGCTCTGTTGGGTGATGCGGCACATACTATTCATCCGCTTGCAGGGCAGGGGGTGAATCTGGGTTTTGCTGATGTTAAGGCCCTGGTCGATACACTCTGTGCTGAGGCTAAGCGGGGTAATGATTTGGGTTCGCTGATGTGTTTGAATAGATATCAGCGTCTGCGTAAGCCGGAAAACTTGGCCACCATGGCGGCGATGGAAGGCTTTAAGAGGTTATTTGCGGCGGATAATGTTGCAGTGAGATTATTGCGCAATATTGGGCTTGGCAAGGTCAATCAGATCAAGCCGCTGAAGAATGAGATTATTAAGCAGGTGATGGGGCTTTGA
- a CDS encoding pseudouridine synthase: MLRLDKYISNATDLSRVEVKRYVKYGDVTIDGEKATNAAQKITGDEVICIDGSAITLAKNRYFMLNKPAGVVSATKDNNNSTALDLIFEHRSDELQIAGRLDIDTTGLLLITDDGQWNHRLTSPRSECQKIYRVTLGIPITPDYSEKLANGVWLKGEKHPCLPATMEQIDDQTVLLSIAEGKYHQVKRMFAALGNHVESLHRTQVGGIILDESLEPGDYRPLTEAEVTSIMAPQS, translated from the coding sequence ATGCTCCGACTTGATAAATATATAAGCAATGCCACGGACCTTTCCCGGGTCGAGGTTAAACGCTACGTGAAGTATGGCGACGTCACTATCGACGGTGAGAAAGCCACGAATGCGGCACAGAAAATAACCGGCGACGAAGTGATCTGCATCGACGGTTCAGCCATCACTCTGGCGAAAAACCGCTACTTTATGTTGAATAAACCCGCTGGCGTGGTCTCAGCAACCAAAGACAATAACAACAGCACCGCTCTGGATCTGATCTTTGAGCATCGCAGTGACGAGCTGCAGATTGCTGGACGTCTGGATATAGATACCACTGGTCTGCTACTGATTACCGACGACGGCCAATGGAACCATCGCCTGACCTCACCGCGCAGCGAATGCCAGAAAATCTATAGAGTAACTCTGGGTATTCCAATCACCCCCGACTACAGTGAAAAACTGGCCAATGGGGTTTGGCTTAAGGGTGAAAAACATCCCTGCCTGCCGGCCACCATGGAACAGATTGACGATCAAACGGTATTACTGAGTATTGCCGAAGGCAAGTATCATCAGGTCAAGCGTATGTTTGCTGCACTGGGAAACCATGTTGAGTCACTGCATCGCACTCAGGTCGGCGGCATTATTCTCGACGAATCTCTCGAACCAGGCGATTATCGCCCCCTCACCGAGGCCGAAGTGACCAGTATAATGGCACCCCAATCATGA
- the hemL gene encoding glutamate-1-semialdehyde 2,1-aminomutase, with amino-acid sequence MTYAGPRSKELFDAAQKHIPGGVNSPVRAFRAVGGTPLFFDRAAGAYMFDADGKRYIDYIMSWGPMILGHGHPQVLEAIREQLEKAMTFGTPTELEILLADKICERVPGMDMVRMVNSGTEATMSAIRLARGATGRDKIVKFEGCYHGHSDSLLVKAGSGALTLGVPSSPGVPTSLADHTITLSYNNIDQVRETFAEIGDQIACIIVEPVVGNMNCVPPIPGFLQALRECCSASGAVLIMDEVMTGFRIGPQGASAYYGVMPDLVCLGKVIGGGMPVGAFGGKRELMEQIAPLGPVYQAGTLSGNPVAMAAGLATLNLVSEPGFLDPLVRHTDELVNGLRERATSAGIPLTSNHVGTMWGIFFSEEEHIVNYQQVMKCDTERFGKFFHGMLEAGVYLAPASYEAGFMSAAHTDDDIQFTLDAAAKVFKTL; translated from the coding sequence ATGACCTATGCTGGCCCACGCTCAAAAGAACTCTTCGACGCTGCTCAAAAACATATTCCCGGCGGCGTTAACTCTCCGGTGCGAGCCTTTCGCGCAGTGGGCGGAACCCCTTTATTCTTTGACCGCGCCGCCGGCGCCTACATGTTTGATGCAGACGGTAAACGCTACATCGACTACATCATGTCGTGGGGGCCAATGATTCTCGGTCACGGCCATCCCCAGGTACTTGAAGCGATTCGCGAGCAGCTAGAAAAAGCCATGACCTTTGGCACCCCAACTGAGCTTGAAATTCTCCTCGCCGATAAAATCTGCGAGCGTGTACCGGGCATGGACATGGTGCGCATGGTCAACTCCGGTACCGAAGCTACAATGAGTGCTATCCGCCTCGCCAGAGGCGCTACCGGGCGCGATAAAATTGTTAAGTTCGAAGGCTGCTACCATGGCCATTCGGATTCACTGCTGGTGAAGGCTGGATCTGGCGCACTGACTCTAGGGGTGCCCAGCTCGCCAGGTGTTCCAACCTCGCTGGCGGATCACACCATCACACTGAGCTACAACAATATAGATCAAGTCCGCGAGACCTTCGCTGAAATCGGTGATCAAATCGCCTGTATTATTGTGGAGCCCGTGGTCGGCAATATGAACTGCGTGCCGCCGATTCCTGGTTTTTTACAAGCTCTGCGGGAATGCTGCAGCGCCTCAGGTGCGGTATTAATTATGGATGAGGTGATGACCGGCTTCCGTATTGGACCTCAGGGAGCAAGTGCTTACTATGGCGTAATGCCAGACTTAGTTTGCTTAGGTAAGGTTATTGGCGGCGGTATGCCGGTAGGCGCCTTTGGCGGCAAGCGCGAACTTATGGAGCAGATCGCACCTCTGGGTCCGGTTTATCAGGCCGGCACCCTATCCGGCAATCCCGTAGCTATGGCCGCCGGACTGGCAACCCTCAATCTGGTATCAGAGCCCGGCTTTCTCGATCCGCTGGTCAGACACACAGATGAACTGGTCAATGGTCTCCGTGAACGAGCTACCAGTGCCGGGATCCCGCTAACCAGTAATCACGTGGGCACCATGTGGGGCATCTTCTTCTCTGAGGAGGAGCACATAGTCAACTATCAGCAAGTGATGAAGTGCGATACCGAACGCTTCGGCAAGTTCTTCCACGGCATGCTCGAAGCCGGCGTCTATTTGGCGCCAGCTTCCTATGAAGCGGGCTTTATGTCTGCCGCACACACCGATGACGATATTCAGTTCACTCTGGATGCCGCCGCGAAGGTGTTCAAAACACTATAA
- the hemB gene encoding porphobilinogen synthase: MSFSSQRGPYPYTRMRRSRAAEFSRRLVRESALSANDLILPIFVVEGTGQRQAVQSMPGVERLSIDLLVEEAKAVVALGIPAIALFPVAGEEKKSLLAEEAYNPEGLAQRAVRAVKQAVPELGVITDVALDPFTTHGQDGIIDEQSGYVLNDITVEILAKQALSHAEAGADIVAPSDMMDGRIAAIREELEENGFVNTLIMAYAAKFASSYYGPFRDAVGSAGNIKGGDKKTYQMDPANSDEALHECAMDLDEGADMIMVKPGMPYLDIVRRVKDELKAPTFAYQVSGEYAMHCAAFENGWLQRDAVILESLLAFKRAGADGILSYFAKEAAELLKSQ; encoded by the coding sequence ATGAGCTTTTCAAGCCAACGTGGCCCCTATCCCTATACCCGTATGCGACGCAGCCGCGCCGCAGAATTTTCACGACGCCTAGTGCGCGAGTCAGCACTCAGCGCCAATGATTTAATCCTACCCATATTTGTCGTCGAAGGAACTGGTCAGCGCCAAGCGGTGCAATCCATGCCAGGGGTTGAGCGTCTATCCATTGACCTACTAGTGGAAGAGGCCAAAGCAGTTGTTGCACTTGGCATTCCCGCTATTGCTCTGTTCCCTGTAGCCGGGGAAGAGAAAAAATCACTACTCGCCGAAGAAGCCTACAACCCTGAAGGCTTGGCCCAACGAGCCGTCCGAGCGGTCAAACAAGCGGTCCCCGAACTGGGCGTGATCACCGATGTGGCACTGGATCCTTTTACCACCCACGGTCAGGACGGCATCATTGATGAGCAATCCGGTTATGTGCTCAATGACATCACCGTAGAAATACTGGCCAAGCAGGCCCTTTCCCATGCCGAAGCCGGTGCCGACATAGTCGCCCCCTCGGATATGATGGACGGTCGCATTGCCGCGATTCGCGAAGAGCTCGAAGAAAACGGTTTTGTGAACACATTGATCATGGCCTATGCCGCCAAATTTGCCTCTAGCTACTACGGCCCCTTTCGGGACGCTGTGGGCTCGGCAGGCAATATCAAAGGCGGCGACAAGAAAACCTACCAGATGGATCCGGCTAACAGTGATGAAGCGCTCCATGAATGCGCTATGGATCTCGATGAAGGCGCCGATATGATCATGGTTAAACCCGGCATGCCCTATCTAGATATAGTACGCCGGGTTAAAGACGAATTAAAAGCACCGACCTTTGCCTATCAGGTCAGTGGCGAGTACGCGATGCACTGTGCGGCCTTTGAAAATGGCTGGCTACAGCGTGACGCTGTTATTCTCGAATCCTTGCTGGCGTTTAAACGCGCCGGTGCCGATGGAATCCTCAGCTACTTTGCCAAAGAAGCGGCAGAGCTACTAAAGAGCCAATAA
- a CDS encoding UPF0149 family protein, producing MTFEQLEDLFFKLRVKADPSGFHGFLCGRLCCGKIPLDQLIEISTGWLGLSEEQAEGAAYPLRDFYEAALTSLEDVSFLFQPVLPDDELPLPERLVAVGQWCSNYLSGVGDGMTDGFAVSDDVKEALEDISAIAQVSVDFDTDDDGERDYSELIEYIRIAVQLIFSELHPEAAANSGPTVH from the coding sequence ATGACATTTGAACAGCTGGAAGATCTATTTTTTAAACTGCGAGTAAAGGCCGATCCCTCGGGGTTTCATGGCTTTCTTTGCGGGCGTTTGTGCTGTGGGAAAATTCCCTTGGACCAGCTGATCGAAATTTCTACAGGTTGGTTGGGGCTATCGGAAGAGCAAGCCGAGGGCGCAGCCTATCCCCTGCGAGATTTTTATGAGGCCGCGCTCACTAGTCTTGAAGATGTGTCTTTTTTGTTTCAGCCAGTACTACCGGATGATGAACTGCCGCTGCCGGAACGCTTGGTTGCTGTAGGTCAGTGGTGTAGTAATTACCTGTCCGGTGTCGGCGATGGCATGACCGACGGATTTGCGGTATCTGACGATGTAAAAGAAGCGCTGGAAGATATTTCGGCTATAGCTCAAGTCTCGGTGGATTTTGACACTGACGATGACGGCGAGCGTGATTACTCCGAATTGATCGAGTATATCCGTATAGCAGTGCAGCTGATTTTCTCTGAGCTGCATCCAGAAGCTGCGGCCAATAGTGGTCCAACTGTTCACTAA
- a CDS encoding TIGR02449 family protein: MSAYQELEAKLDSLIELCLQLKRENQSLRARESSLAGERGKLLEQNEMARQKIETMINRLRNLNAE, from the coding sequence ATGAGCGCTTACCAAGAGCTAGAAGCAAAACTGGACAGCTTGATTGAGCTTTGCCTGCAGCTGAAACGCGAGAACCAGTCTCTGCGTGCCAGAGAATCGAGCCTTGCCGGTGAACGCGGCAAACTCTTGGAACAGAATGAAATGGCGCGGCAGAAAATAGAGACTATGATTAACCGCCTCAGAAACTTAAACGCAGAGTAA
- a CDS encoding methyltransferase — translation MSDSSVELLAQQLHDLQGKCLIVADENWDDAPWVYIAQSGSAKRILRSNRYEIAQAAAQAGVSTKFSDFDFSDLEAGSFDSVLFRVSKERAVTHHIINQASVLLKSGGTLMLSGEKTDGVKTYTGHANKLFGDSCQPKKSGNYYLSRVTKYSDDGKLLDDKNYLALRSIGSPENLPLQSKPGIFGWNKIDQGSALLINQLPEFIQSFGAKNQPQSLLDLGCGYGFLACSAAQEGLTKITATDNNAAALKACKANFEALKVDGTVISGNAGSQLEEHFDAIICNPPFHQGFNIDSELTAKFLTASKRLLAPRGRALFVVNNFIALEKKAQDYFPRVREVARSGSFKLIMVSFKD, via the coding sequence ATGAGCGACTCCAGCGTAGAGCTACTAGCTCAACAACTCCACGACCTTCAAGGTAAATGCTTAATTGTTGCCGATGAAAATTGGGACGACGCGCCTTGGGTATACATTGCTCAGTCCGGCAGTGCCAAGCGCATCCTTCGCAGCAACCGCTACGAAATTGCTCAGGCCGCCGCCCAGGCTGGCGTCTCGACGAAATTCAGCGACTTTGATTTTAGCGATCTTGAGGCTGGCAGTTTCGACAGCGTTTTGTTTCGGGTCTCGAAAGAGCGAGCGGTGACCCACCATATTATTAATCAGGCATCAGTGCTATTGAAATCTGGCGGCACACTGATGCTAAGTGGCGAAAAAACTGACGGTGTAAAGACCTATACAGGTCACGCCAACAAGCTATTTGGCGACAGTTGTCAGCCAAAGAAGTCCGGCAACTATTATCTCTCTCGTGTGACCAAATATAGCGACGACGGAAAACTCTTGGATGACAAAAACTACCTGGCATTGCGCTCTATTGGCAGTCCTGAAAACCTGCCGCTACAGAGCAAGCCAGGCATTTTCGGTTGGAATAAGATCGATCAGGGCAGTGCGCTGCTAATTAATCAGTTGCCGGAGTTCATACAATCCTTTGGCGCTAAAAATCAGCCTCAATCGTTGCTGGATCTCGGTTGTGGCTACGGCTTTCTTGCCTGTTCAGCAGCCCAAGAGGGCCTTACCAAGATAACCGCAACTGACAATAATGCTGCGGCACTAAAAGCCTGCAAGGCAAATTTTGAAGCGCTAAAAGTGGATGGAACAGTTATCTCCGGCAATGCTGGCAGTCAGCTTGAAGAGCACTTTGATGCGATTATCTGCAACCCGCCATTTCATCAAGGGTTTAATATAGACAGTGAGTTAACAGCGAAATTTTTGACCGCCAGCAAACGGCTATTGGCTCCCAGAGGGCGCGCCCTGTTTGTAGTGAATAACTTTATTGCCCTGGAGAAAAAAGCTCAGGATTATTTTCCACGGGTTCGGGAAGTGGCTCGGAGTGGGTCATTTAAGCTGATTATGGTGTCGTTTAAGGATTAG
- the hemJ gene encoding protoporphyrinogen oxidase HemJ: protein MYEWVLAFHLIAVICWFAALFYLPRLFVYHVMSDDSLSIERFIVMERKLYNGIATPSMIATVVLGGWLVSMSLDYYLGQLWFQLKALLVVVLIGYHFACAAHLRKLRDGVNQKSHIYFRLFNELPVLFLVAIVILVIVKPFA from the coding sequence GTGTACGAATGGGTCCTGGCCTTTCATCTAATTGCAGTTATCTGCTGGTTCGCCGCACTGTTTTATCTGCCTCGACTATTTGTCTATCACGTCATGTCTGATGACAGCCTCAGCATCGAGCGTTTTATTGTTATGGAGCGCAAACTCTACAACGGTATTGCCACCCCCTCCATGATCGCCACGGTAGTGCTCGGCGGCTGGTTGGTCTCCATGTCACTGGATTACTATCTCGGCCAACTGTGGTTTCAACTAAAAGCTCTGTTGGTGGTGGTTTTGATTGGCTACCATTTTGCCTGTGCCGCACACCTGCGCAAGCTCAGGGATGGCGTTAATCAGAAGTCCCATATTTACTTCCGTCTCTTTAATGAATTGCCAGTGTTGTTTCTGGTGGCGATCGTGATCTTGGTTATAGTTAAGCCTTTTGCTTAG
- a CDS encoding cell division protein ZapA, with product MSSISLTIRILDKDYQVNCKPDERDALILSAKMLDEKMEEIRRSSHIIGVERIAVMAALNLAHDLIRSEQSAQAGTEASHLLQSMNSKLSSALSDLNG from the coding sequence ATGTCATCTATATCCCTCACTATCCGTATCCTCGACAAAGACTATCAGGTCAACTGCAAGCCGGACGAGCGCGACGCGCTAATCCTGTCAGCAAAAATGCTCGATGAAAAGATGGAAGAGATCCGCCGCAGCTCACATATCATCGGCGTCGAACGCATTGCGGTGATGGCTGCCTTAAATTTGGCCCACGATCTTATTCGCAGCGAACAGTCCGCCCAAGCCGGTACTGAAGCCTCTCACCTGCTGCAATCGATGAACTCTAAACTGAGCTCAGCCCTGTCCGACCTCAACGGTTGA
- the pepP gene encoding Xaa-Pro aminopeptidase has protein sequence MITVKEYAARRRDLMSMMAPNSIAIVAGAVEKIRSRDTHYPYKQSTSLSYLCGFPEPQAVLVLIPGREQGQCLLFCREKDKLRETWDGYRAGPDGAVVDFGLDDAFPIDDLDEILTGMLEGRERVYYAIGKDVDFDRRLMGLINQIRDEQSRGSLPPGEFIDLDHLINEMRLIKTASELKLIRRAGEISARAHCRAMKISQPGMYEYQLQAEIEHEFMVSGAAAPAYTSIVGSGKNGCILHYIENREKISDGDLVLIDAGCEYENYAADITRTFPVNGKFSPEQAAIYDIVLQAQLEAIAKITPGATYNVANDATVAVITAGLRDLGILDGEVNELIELEAYKDFYMHSSGHWLGMDVHDVGDYKIDNQWRVYEPGMVVTVEPGIYISPDNSNVAEKWRGLAVRIEDDIAVTKTGCEDLTAGVPKTRSEIEFLMAVEP, from the coding sequence ATGATCACCGTCAAGGAATACGCCGCTCGGCGCAGAGACCTTATGTCGATGATGGCTCCTAACAGTATTGCTATTGTTGCCGGCGCTGTGGAAAAGATTCGTTCTCGCGATACTCACTACCCTTATAAGCAGTCGACCAGCCTTAGCTATCTCTGTGGTTTTCCAGAACCTCAGGCTGTGCTAGTTCTAATCCCCGGCCGCGAGCAGGGCCAGTGCCTGCTGTTTTGTCGTGAAAAAGATAAGTTGCGTGAAACCTGGGATGGCTATCGTGCCGGACCAGATGGTGCGGTGGTGGACTTTGGTCTAGACGACGCTTTCCCGATTGACGATCTGGATGAAATTTTAACCGGCATGCTTGAGGGTCGAGAACGGGTCTACTATGCGATCGGCAAAGATGTCGATTTTGATCGCCGCCTGATGGGCCTGATCAACCAAATTCGCGATGAACAAAGTCGCGGCTCACTGCCTCCTGGTGAATTTATCGACCTAGATCATCTGATCAATGAAATGCGGCTGATAAAAACTGCCTCCGAACTTAAGTTGATACGCAGAGCTGGAGAAATTTCGGCACGAGCCCACTGTCGGGCAATGAAAATTAGTCAGCCCGGAATGTATGAGTACCAGTTGCAGGCTGAAATCGAACATGAGTTTATGGTCTCCGGTGCTGCGGCTCCTGCCTATACAAGTATTGTCGGCAGTGGCAAAAACGGCTGCATCTTGCACTACATAGAAAATCGAGAAAAAATTAGCGACGGTGATTTGGTGCTGATTGATGCCGGCTGTGAATATGAGAATTATGCCGCGGACATTACCCGCACCTTCCCCGTGAACGGCAAGTTTAGTCCAGAGCAGGCGGCGATCTACGATATTGTTTTGCAGGCACAGCTTGAAGCCATTGCCAAAATCACTCCCGGTGCTACCTATAATGTTGCCAATGATGCGACCGTAGCCGTGATCACTGCAGGTCTGCGTGATCTGGGTATACTGGACGGCGAGGTCAATGAGTTGATCGAATTGGAAGCCTATAAAGATTTCTATATGCACAGTTCAGGTCACTGGTTGGGTATGGATGTGCACGATGTTGGTGACTACAAAATTGATAATCAGTGGCGTGTCTATGAGCCGGGCATGGTTGTCACTGTGGAACCGGGTATTTATATATCTCCGGATAATAGTAATGTGGCAGAAAAATGGCGAGGGCTGGCTGTGCGTATAGAAGATGATATAGCCGTGACCAAAACCGGCTGCGAAGATTTAACCGCCGGAGTCCCAAAGACACGCAGTGAGATTGAATTTTTGATGGCGGTAGAGCCATGA
- the ubiH gene encoding 2-octaprenyl-6-methoxyphenyl hydroxylase: MSQKAVTGIDKNTGVKHYDLVIVGGGMVGISLALLLAQQQSDWTVLLLEAQAYDHSDKHNSHPSFDSRSTALSWSSRKIFQGAGLWSELEPHASAIKKIHVSDRGHMGLTRISADEAGVEALGYVIENRWIGAVLLDRLAASTVEMMAPERVAKIVPLKSAVRIHLENSDEPIQASLLVIADGANSQTAQKLGIYSDKQPYGQQGIIANIALQDAHDGVAYERFTDQGPMAMLPLPDFDGSPRCALVWTQPPERSAELMAATDKDFLKALQESFGYRMGMVKKVGERVAYPLALTTASEQVRRNIVVLGNAAHSLHPVAGQGFNLSLRDVATLADVLGKAKSTGTDFSSLETLEGYQQKQLADQQNTLMFSDNLPKLFAQPSSVVALGRNSGLVMMDLLPSLRSRFAKFGMGMANKEAGHGQ; encoded by the coding sequence ATGAGCCAGAAAGCCGTGACCGGTATAGATAAAAACACCGGCGTCAAACATTATGATCTGGTGATAGTCGGCGGCGGCATGGTGGGCATAAGTCTGGCGTTATTATTAGCGCAACAGCAGTCGGATTGGACTGTTCTGCTACTCGAGGCTCAGGCCTATGACCACTCCGATAAACATAACAGCCACCCAAGTTTTGATTCACGCTCAACTGCCCTTTCCTGGAGCAGCCGCAAGATATTTCAAGGTGCTGGACTCTGGTCGGAGTTGGAACCCCATGCCAGCGCGATTAAAAAAATTCATGTCAGCGACCGCGGTCATATGGGTTTAACGAGAATCAGTGCCGATGAAGCTGGCGTTGAAGCCCTAGGTTATGTGATTGAAAATCGCTGGATTGGGGCTGTATTGTTGGACAGACTGGCCGCCTCCACAGTTGAAATGATGGCCCCAGAACGTGTCGCAAAAATAGTCCCACTAAAATCTGCTGTGCGGATACATCTTGAAAACAGCGACGAACCCATTCAGGCCTCACTCCTGGTGATAGCCGACGGCGCCAATTCCCAAACCGCCCAAAAGCTCGGTATCTATAGTGACAAACAACCCTATGGTCAGCAGGGGATAATCGCCAATATTGCACTGCAAGATGCCCATGATGGCGTCGCCTATGAACGCTTTACCGACCAGGGTCCCATGGCCATGTTGCCGCTGCCAGATTTTGATGGCAGCCCTCGCTGTGCACTGGTCTGGACGCAGCCGCCGGAGCGTTCCGCAGAATTGATGGCCGCTACAGATAAGGATTTTTTAAAGGCGCTACAAGAGAGCTTTGGTTATCGCATGGGTATGGTGAAAAAAGTCGGCGAACGAGTGGCCTACCCACTGGCACTGACAACAGCTAGTGAGCAGGTGCGACGCAATATTGTGGTGCTGGGCAATGCCGCCCACAGCTTACATCCGGTTGCCGGCCAGGGTTTTAATCTGTCGTTGCGCGATGTAGCAACACTGGCGGATGTGCTGGGCAAGGCCAAATCGACGGGCACGGATTTTTCCTCACTGGAGACACTTGAAGGCTATCAGCAAAAGCAATTGGCCGATCAGCAAAACACCCTAATGTTTAGCGACAATCTACCCAAATTATTTGCCCAGCCATCCTCGGTTGTTGCCCTGGGACGAAATTCCGGGCTGGTGATGATGGACCTGCTGCCGAGTCTGCGCAGTCGCTTTGCCAAGTTTGGCATGGGCATGGCCAACAAGGAGGCTGGGCATGGTCAATAA
- the argC gene encoding N-acetyl-gamma-glutamyl-phosphate reductase — protein sequence MIKVGIVGATGYTGAELLRLLAVHPEAQVTVITSRSEEGRSVADLYPSLRGISDLRFSQPDVDLLAQCDAVFFATPHGVAQGMVASILERGVKVIDLSADFRIRDIPTWESWYGQPHGAPELISQAVYGLPELNREAIASASLIACPGCYPTSVQLGFLPLMEAGCIDLNDLIANSASGVSGAGRQASIGALHAEVSDSFKAYAASGHRHLPEIVQGLTDMAVSAGGSTDASVNLTFVPHLLPINRGIHSTLYATLTDLTVDVQALFEARYADEPFVDVLPAGSHPQTNSVRGSNFCRIAVHRPNGGAKVVVLVVEDNLTKGASGQGIQCMNIIFGLAENAGLAAPALLP from the coding sequence GTGATTAAAGTTGGTATTGTTGGCGCAACAGGTTACACCGGAGCAGAGCTACTCAGGTTATTGGCAGTGCACCCAGAGGCACAGGTAACGGTGATCACCTCGCGCAGTGAGGAAGGTAGATCGGTTGCAGATCTGTACCCCAGTTTGCGCGGGATTAGTGATCTGAGGTTCTCTCAGCCAGATGTGGATCTGCTAGCTCAGTGCGATGCGGTATTTTTTGCCACGCCCCATGGCGTTGCTCAGGGCATGGTCGCCAGTATACTTGAGCGCGGAGTTAAGGTTATCGACCTGTCGGCTGACTTCCGTATTCGAGATATACCTACCTGGGAGAGCTGGTATGGTCAACCTCACGGCGCCCCCGAACTAATTTCCCAGGCGGTCTATGGATTGCCCGAACTCAATCGTGAGGCTATAGCTAGCGCGAGCCTAATCGCCTGCCCCGGCTGTTATCCAACCAGTGTACAGTTGGGCTTTTTGCCGTTGATGGAAGCCGGCTGTATTGACCTTAATGATTTGATCGCCAACTCTGCTTCAGGTGTCAGCGGTGCCGGTCGTCAGGCCAGTATTGGTGCTCTGCATGCGGAAGTCAGCGATAGCTTTAAGGCTTATGCCGCCTCCGGCCATCGCCATCTGCCAGAGATTGTGCAGGGTTTAACTGACATGGCTGTTTCTGCTGGTGGATCAACGGACGCATCAGTTAACCTGACGTTTGTGCCCCATCTGTTGCCGATCAACCGTGGTATTCATAGTACCTTGTACGCCACGTTGACTGATTTAACCGTCGATGTGCAGGCGCTCTTTGAAGCTCGCTATGCCGATGAGCCCTTTGTCGATGTGCTGCCGGCTGGCAGTCATCCCCAGACCAACTCTGTGCGTGGTTCTAACTTCTGTCGCATCGCAGTACACCGTCCCAATGGCGGCGCCAAGGTTGTGGTCTTGGTAGTTGAAGACAATTTGACAAAAGGTGCATCCGGTCAGGGTATTCAATGTATGAACATCATCTTTGGGCTGGCTGAAAATGCCGGGCTGGCCGCGCCCGCGCTGCTGCCCTGA